atgGAGCGTCAATCGAAGTATTGGATTGGTTTCCCTCTTAACTTCGAAAAAATATTCCTCTGTTTAATGAAttacccccccccccaacacaAGCCAAATTTTCTCTCGGGAGAATTACGTGGATATACCTCATTTCCTCCAAAATACTCAATATATGCCTTAAATTATaacactttttttaattttacacatacatatttaaaaaatcaaagaaagtacaaaaataactttaattaaatcCTCATAAAATTGAACCCATATCCTCGAAGTCGGGTAAAGAGTTGAGAATACTCGACTTCAACCGAACCATgcacaattaataattcaatataaattctcaactttttcatgttagtaaaataaataattaaaaatacttgacttcaattaaaataaaaaattatttggagaATTCTAAACTTTTTTATGCAAGTCGAGTAAAGAGTCGAGAATACTCGACCTTAAATTAAACTTGCCAAGTATTCATTTAGTGAAAATTATTGACTTTTCATGAAAGTCTGGTAATTAGTGGAGAATATTCAacttaaattgaaatgaagaGATCCCTTTTAATTAAGTCGAGTAAAAAGTTGGGGATACTcaacatttatttaatcttatataAGTATTCAATCAGCAAAAATTCTTAACTTTTCTCGAAAGTCTGATAATTATTTGAGAACACTCGacttaaattgaataaaaaatttcctttAATTAAGTCAAATAAAGAGTCAAGGATAGTTTACTACTAAACTTACTCTTACTCGACATATTTCTCGACTTACATCATAACTGACTAAACTTATTTCACTTCCTTACTTAACTTCCCGTTCGACTAGATACTTGACTTATTGAACTCCCTTACTTCACTTCTTGCTCGATTAAATACTCGACTTTTTCTTGAAATGATTTTCAGTTGCTCATAACTTAAATTAATGCTTTAAATCCCTATATTTTGTGCAATAGTGTGTGTGGATGTGTAAGCacaaaaatgaataatgtaTGATTAAACTCATAAATCATCAGCAAATATACTTGTaatgaaatcaaatcaaacccTAAGCATACAAAATGTTTACCTTTCAAATATACATTATCCACCTCTTTATAATGTACCTTTTGAAgagtttatatttataaaaaaactttGTATTGGAGGCAAGAGATGAAATCATAACTCATaagagaggaagaaaatgGTGAAAAGAGGAAATCGTAAGAAATAAATGgtgagaagaagaaaatgtagataaataatttttttaaggataaattttactttctcCGTCTTATGAAGGCACATGTATGTAATAGGATATACATTTGATAGTTAGGGCAAATGCagtatatttaaattaaaaaaacccaTTTTCTCTCTTACAAAATGCTCGGCCTTTTCTAAGTACTTAGTAAGTTGATGTAGTCTCCAAAATTACCAGGATATCCCTCgtttttcttgaatttgctTAGGTTCCTCTCTTGTaactttttccattttattcTTGAATTCTCCCGTCTTACCCTACCTATTAACACCAGGAAAAtcaaagttttaattattcataCTTATTAGTAGAAGAGAAACTAAGGtggcgtttttttttttaacttaatgacttaaagtgacttaacttaattaattaacttaattagaggcatttgtttttataacttaatgaaattttttagataattttgacttaataaaataagccaatttttttgactttttacttaatggagaaatctcaattaagtcaattacttgctaatataaaaaatattcatgctttataatttatttttcatgtctatcccaaaactcacccatagacatttaccccacataaaaatatccctattttttctttcttatattatatacgataaaatttgaaatttatggtattttatatattaaaattctaaaataattatgtattcacttgaatatagttttacttataaatgttaaaatattgtggtatttaatatattatttatttgacattcaaatttaataaggatacaaatgtaaaagtacatattttcagccttttaaattgaaaaaaaaacaacttaatacttattttccgAGATTcagatgaaaaaataaacatattatttagattcagacattcagatctattcagaattcagactaattcaggtttatttagatttcaaaaaaaaaaaaaaaacaaacgccacctaaatcttaatattaactttttcttaGTGGTAGGACTCAAACCTTCAGCCCTCAACTTTTAGGATGCAGGTTACCAATGCCCCTCAACTTTTTGAATGCAGATTCTCTTATTAAGCTGCAAAGTTGATTGATCTCTTATAACTTGtaatacatataataataaaggtagaattttaaaaatgaacataatttatatagaagtaatctaatttcaaaaaaaaagtataaatctaatttcaaaaaaaaaaagtacaaatctaattttaaaaaaatagtacaaTATTCATTAGGAGTGGGCATTAAGATCGGATTAACCCATACTAAACCAAAATAGAaacttattttagatttagtTCAATTTGGATTAATCCTTTGAAATTATTTGGGTTTAAAACACAAAATCGATATGGTTCTGAATCGAATATTCAACTTGATTGAGTTAActaaaaaactcaaaaaatttccaagaaaataaaaataaattcgtATGAATTTTAGggttatcttcttcttctttagttTAGTTTGGTTCGTAACAAATTTAGttcaattttgagaaaataattgaattctTCAAATTGAATAGCTTGTAACCCAAATCAAAACCCAAGAAGTTCAAACCGAAACCGATTTGCCCATCCTTAATTTTCATGGAGCTAAAACttctttcaataataaaataatttcatttctgTCTAAAATAAAGGAATTGCTTtgcattttatatatatatgctacTTTCTTTTTATGCATATGAAGAGTTTGAACTTACATGTGTGACCCTCTAGATTTTACACTTTTATTGATAACGCGGGGATTATAACTTAAAGAGTGGAATGGAAAGGAAGAGAGAAGAAAGGAATGGAGAAAAGTagtgaaattagattttgttgtttggtttgatataaaatttaataaggaaaggaattataatttttttctttagactAATTTACCCTTTAccttaaatatttaactatttatattagtaattaatatatatatatatatatataatgacgGTCCGGTGGCCAGCGGTGAAGGTCCAGATACTTTCCGGCTAATGTCCGGCAACTTTCCGGTGAAGTCCGGCGGTGGTCCGCGAAGTTTGGCAACGTTTGGCGATGGTCTGGCAACATTTCGGCTACGTCCGGCGTGGTCCGATGACTTTCCGGCAACGTCCGAGGGTGGCCCGGCAACTTTCCAACGGTAGTTCGGCAACTTTCGGGCTATAGTCCGGCGATTTTCTTGCAGTGatccatttataatattaaatcaataaataaaattataaataataattattaatgacatAAAACAAGTTGAAAAGTCtaagggtaattttggaaACTTTAGTTTCTAAcataagaggaatttaaattcttcattaCTTGGtgtggaattcaaattctacattatgatgtatattaaattataatggaaattaaattcttatatattttatcaaaccaaacaataaaaataaaaagagaatttaaattactttcctcTCCTCTATTCTCTCCTCCCATCCAAACCCACCTTAAGTCAAACTATGTCCAAACATTTGTTATTTTCTATTAGTTTGGGCGTGTGATTCTTCAATTTACCCCTCGAAAAGATCAAATTATTCATTAATCGGCATCGTCTTCAAAATTCTCACATGAATAAATTTGTACTAACTTTCTTATCTACAACCTCGACTCTAAGAAAGAGACTTGCTCCATTGTCAaattctccttttcttttggttACCCCATTACCATTAGTGTTGAGTACAAGGGGAAGTTTTGAAGGGCTATGGTTGTATTCGACCATTGACAAATTCTCTGCATCAAAAGCAGCCCCATTTTCTTCGATGAAATTACTTGGTTTTGCAGCCACAAATTCAGCTAACTAAGAGACCGTGTTGGCTTTGATAAAAGAAGCAACAAAGGATTTAATGATGAAAGAGAATGTGTATCCATGCATACAtaaatatatctatatatacatGTGTGTGCGTGAGATTTGAATTCTTTATAATTAGTTGACTGTTGAAGAAATGTACAAAGATTATTTTAGGTTAATGGCGATTAAATCTAATGGAGACATATCCTCAttgaaattgttaaaaagaagaaaaataccTACAGTgccctaataataatatacaaaCTATAACAACAAAATGTTAATGACAAAACTTTCACGCACCACCATCGAGAGGCCTAAGAAAGGCATTGATgagtaacaaaataatagaaaaggaaaaataaaggacGACGACCGGAGAGGGTGACTGACTCCCTTCTCATCTGAAAATTTCCACTTATTTTTATCTACCTCACTTAGAGAATGTGTGCTGCAATAAAAGTGTAGAGCTAGCcaataaataaagatataaaaaaaaaaaaattagaatttagtTAACTACAAAGCATTTGCCATGTGTCAAAACGCTACGTTTGAAAGCCTACCCCCGCCACCAATAAAGAAAGGAATATCACGAGTGTGAAAATTACACGAAAGGACAACATTACCAAACCAGTTATAGGCCACAAAAATTAACTGTCAACTACTTGCTCtacaattgaaaaattaataaaagaactcAAGTTCAAGTATTTAACGATATCCGAAAGCTGAACAAGTACTAATAGTTTTATCGCTATAAATCTGAGCTGGTACAATTCCATGAACAGAGCTGGCGAGCAAACATGGCCTCAGTTCCATCGCCTAAAATCCTTCAATTTGCCGTTCAATCTCGGTCAATGTCAGCTAATTATCTTCTCTTCAGCTCGCCGTCACAACCGTGGCCTTGTTCACAGAAGTTGAGAAATGCTTCTCTGTTTCCGATTATAGTAAAGGTTTCGTCCAAAGTGAAGTGTTTGACAGAATCAACGGATGAGGATCGGTTGAGCGAATCGGAGGCGGTTGATGAAGTGAGGGAGGATACGAAGGTGCATGTGAAGCGGCCGCAGAGGACTGCTTCCTCGTCCAGTGATTCTTTATCTCTCGGAATTCGAGAGCCGGTTtatgaggtttttttttttttttttttaattctgaaaaattttcaggaCGCTTTTAATAGAGtgtgtttagtaaattatGCTTCATGCAAAGCACTTTGCAAAAACTTTCTGGAAAGCACTTTTCAAGTGCTTCTTCGAAAagcactcttttttttttttttttttcttcccctaCATTATAAGCACTATTAGTACATATCAAACGCTTGTCCGAACGGCACTTCTAGTTagttaaaaaaacatatatatggGCCAAAccctttaaaattaattagttagtgCCTTCACCTGTTTGAGCAAGCTTTTGTCTGCGCCAAAAGCACTTTTAGATGCACTATCGTAGTGTTCGGCTTAAACATAGAGGACTTATTTAAAGGATTTAAAACAGTTGGAGTGCTTATCGGGGAAGCGCTTGACATGTGATTGTTCAGAAAGTACTATTAGAGGTACGAAAGCACTTGAAGTCTTATTTTCTCTGCTGAGACAATGtgtcataattaatttaattccatTTTCCAGAAACTGTTTTGATTCTAAAGGTGTGAGAGAAATTAAGATAAGGTTGTTAATTTGGCTTTTTGGCAATTAACTACTGTCTCACAATCAcaaagatagaaaaataaaaataagattagAGGTAACGTACTAAGTATGAATGATCCTCGTACTTTTAACAAAGTTAGTTGAGAGTCTTTGTTTTGCTCTAgctatttattatatttgctTTGATTTTGATCTGGCACTTGAGCAATTAATGGTTTTTTGATTTATATGCATGGTTCTTcgtcatttttttcatatttttctttatcttattTAAAGGTGGTGGAAGTGAAGTCAAATGGGGTGGTTTCTACTAGGAAGATAAACAGACGTCAGTTGTTGAAGTCAAGTGGTAAATAAAATGCTCCTCGAAAACTTTGTTAATGTTCCTTTTTGCTTGGTTTGTTAAAAGAATCATTAAAGCAAATGTTAATGTATGTAAACTAAATGAGGATATATCTATATGAAAATCACATTACCTGCAAGAATGATGtatttgggtttggtttgtGCATGCAggtacatattattttaaactgACCTTTTCTTATGAATCTTTCCCATTGCCAGGTCTTCGTCCAAGAGATATCAGAAGCATTGATCCATCGTTGTTTTTGACAAATTCCATGCCATCCTTGCTGGTATTATATCAACTTATCTTTGTTATTTGTGGGAAGTTCATATTATGTtacttttttccttcttttatttgttttattactaGGATTTAGACATGATATGCCTTTTGAGAAGAATACCAAAAATAAGTGTCGTCCTTTTTGAATGCTTCAACTAACTTTAAATGTTAGCTAAAGATTGGACATTGGATGCTGTAACAAGGCTTTAGCATTTTTCATTAGTTGTACCTTTCGGTTTTAAACTTGcttacttcattttttttcccatgaATTTTTGTACTGTAATGACACGATTAacattaatattcaaaaaatattcttcAGTTGTTTGTGGTATGTGGTATGTTTACAATTTATTACGTGACTTGTATCATAGGTCCGTGAGCATGCCATTCTGCTAAATTTGGGCTCACTGAGAGCAATAACAATGCAGGAGCGTGTCTTTATATTTGACTACAATCGGTAAGTTTATCTTCTTGCGCAGCACAAACATCTCATTGTTTAGTTGTGCTATTTCAGTTCTTATATATTTCTGGTGTGAAAATTACTGAACTTAGTGCCTGATTGATCATTTTTAGTAAAGGAGGAAAAGCTTTTATAGACACTCTGTTGCCTCGATTGAATCCCAGAAACTTGAATGGTAGTCCATGTATGCCATTTATGATTGAGGTTAGTTTGTCACTTTGATCTTTGTTTATACTTAATGTTTCCATGCCtaacttaatattttcttcaaatgttgGCTTATTTCAACAGCATCAAGCTCTTAATGGAGACTACTAGAATAGATATTGTCCTATAAAAATTGATGCTTAAAACCTAGTTTTCCTGTAATAGAGAGCAATCATGGGAGCCAAAGCATAGGAGTTGAATAGATTGAAAAGATTTAGGAAAGGGAAATGCTTTTACATGTCAATTAAAAGTGGAACTTGCAATTAAACAATGTCACTAGCATAAGCTATGCACTTGTATTATgccatttattttcattcccTTTGTTTACTTTGAACTTGTGGCATGATGATTCAGGCTGTTGAAGCAGCATTACTTTCACGAGTCCAGCGTCTGGAGCAGAGACTAATGCATATAGAACCTCGTGTGAGTATGAGAGCATAGTgagtatttattttgtttttctcctGTTTGTGGCTTTGCTTTTGGGTTTATCAGGACTTGTTACAAAACAAGCAAAACTTTAACTGAAGCTGTCATTTCCAATGTCTTGGACATTTTAACTGCACTATATCTGCCTCAAGTTAGTATCCTAGAAGATCTCTTTGACTTGTGGAAATTacatttaagaatttttaatgtaCCAGTGATAGGAAATATATGGATCCAGttatgcattaatattttttcttctgaAGGAGAAGGCGTCTAATCATCAAAAGATCTTGCATGTTTAGTGTAAATTAACTAAGGGCATTTCAGTGGGTGCCACCTAGTTCAGTTGCTAAAATCTCTTGAGTGGAAACAAGAGGTCTGGGGTTTGAACCTCACTCACATGGATGGGGGGGGATGGGTTACTGGATTGCCATTAGGCtacaactcaaaaataaataaataaactaaggGCACTTCATGTATGAATTTGTTTATGTGGATAACAGTTGAAACACATCCTTTGGTTACTGATCTTGGTGAAAAGTctccttccttttttttccccccggAGAAATGTCATAGATCTGGAAAGACAccaagaggaggaaagaaaaatcaaagttgACTACCAAATTAgatgagttaaaaaaatgtttctcTATTTGTAAAAGCTTGAATTTCATGGTTATTGTGAATCTAATTCATTGAAACTTGTTAATCTCCAAAACAATAGATTAGACTGTATATTAAAAGGGTACTTGATGATTGATTTGACAATGGTAATTCTATCCCTCTGAAGATTTAtacattattttgattatcttGTTGCACCTCAAATTTGATTTCAGATAAGCTTGATATGCTTCCGTCCTAATATGTTAGCTCTGTTGTCACTTCTTTCTGCTATTATTTGGTAGTTgtacaaataaatttctcaCTTCTATTTTGATAAATGCTAACCAATTGATAATTTCTTCTGGTTTATATCTATTGTTCATCAGTTTATTACTTTAGTGTGTATGCTAATTTCAGAAATTACgaacttatttttccatttgttgtatttttcgTATCTTTTTGCTTCAGGTTCAAGGTCTACTTGAGGTGTTGCCCAACCGTTTGACCGCTGATATATTGGAGCAACTTCGTATAAGCAAGCAAACCTTGGTATGATACTGTTTGTACCGAAGCTTGAAAAATGACTTGAGTTgcattttgaaaaatacagTCTTTATCTATTGCTTTCATTTTAGGTTGAACTGAGTTCAAGGGCAGGGGCTCTCCGGCAAATgcttcttgatcttttggagGATCCACATGAAATACGACGTATTTGTATTATGGGTAAGAACTGCACTCTGAGAAGAGGGAACGATGATGTGGAATGCTCTGTTCCCTTGGAAAAGCAGATTGCTGAGGGTATGTTCTGCAAAGGTTTCTTTGTTCACGATATTTGTAGCTGGTCTTGTGTAAATGCATATACAATTCATTGATATATGATTCTAATACGTCCAACTATTACATTTGCAGAAGAGGAGGAAGAAATCGAGATGCTTTTGGAAAACTATCTTCAAAGgttgttttcttagttttctTCTGCATGCAAAGCATATTTGTCCTCgtttttctatattttcttctcttgtgTGCAtatttgtgcttttttttctATAACTTTGCAACCTTGTTTCTCAGTTTGTTATATAGATATCAAATCAGGAGATAAGTAATTTGCATCATTTTTGGGTTCGATAGCACCAATTTGCAGCAAGATGATTATTTTATGACCACTAGTAAAGCTTAACAACTGTCTTGTTAAAATTTAACCATATGGGATAAAGTTACTAAATATATTGCTTCCTTGTTTTATTTATGTGGATATTGTTAACAACTGTTGTGGATTTTATGAAATGGTGATATTTCATTTATGAGAACATTTATTGAGTAGGAATTCAAGATGTAGAATTGTGGTGATTAGTGCTTCACAAATCTCTTCTAGTTATGGAGAACAGTGATGCTTTATGAAAGATCTCTTTCAATACTTTATGTAATCCTCAAAAGAGAAATCCTAAATTTGCAGGACAACTATCTGCTGTCATGGTCATGGAGAAATCCCTCTTAATAGCTTAACATGTTGGGCACTGTGCCTACTAGAGTTTAGGTATCCATACCAAATTCTACACAATGTTGACGGTGGGATACACAAATCATTGTTTGTTGAGTTGACATATGAACCATGTCCAACTGCTTTGCAAAGAATGACAGAAAGTTTTAGTTCGATGTAATACTCGTGATAAGTGAAAATTGGACACTTTACATGTGCGTCTGAAAATTGGCTTGTACAAGTTAAGAAAGAGCGTTGATGACATTTGTGACTGAAAAGCCTCTGTCTCCCAATTCAGAGTTTTGAGTGCTAGAATTTACATTTCCTAGAAATAAGTATAAGTAAGCAATGTCCTATGTAGCACCATGTCAAGTGTTTAATTGAATAGTCAGAAATCAGAATGTCCAAATAGTTATGTTCAAAGCAATGGGCACATGGATTTTGAGAAGCTTTTCATCATATTATGAAAGTATAGAAAGAAGGCTCATCTGAAGGCAAGATACCAAATAATATCTTGTCCAAAAAGAATCCTGgagaattttatattttagaaagTGAATGAATAATTGTCAAAAGACAATTATATCATGGCAAGTTTTACTCTATTTTGTGTCCTCTCTTCTTAGCTCCAGtaatcaacttaatttttctGCCCGAATAAAAAGCTGGAACAATAAGAATCCATGTTGGAGCATTTAAATGTTGGTCATTTTGTCCTAATCATTCATACTAACTTTTCTGCAGAGATGGAACCCGGCCCCGGAAAAGAATATGGGAGTTTGGGAATATTTATAACTGCAACAGCTAAATAGTTTCCAACTTTTGATAGAAGTATGCCTACGTTAGTAcccaataattattaatacccAATGAAACTTTGCTAGTGTCACTAGCTGTTGTTTTCTAAAGTTGTTCGTTCTAAGACATAAACAGTTTACCAATTAGGTATTTACAAGTTCAACAAGAAAGTATTTCtttctcataatttgattCAGCTTAAAAGAATAGGTGAACCTTGCTTGGTGTTTTGAGTTTGCTTGTCATGTTTATAACTTTTATGACAACAGTGACACTGTATTACATGCTGGTGAGAATCATATTTCCTTTCATATAGAAACTAACTACACTACTTTATGTCATTTGCAGATGTGAATCTTGTCATGGACAGTCAGAAAGGCTTCTTGATTCTGCTAAAGAAATGGAAGATTCTATTGCTGTAAATCTAAGGTCTGGATGATGTTTGAGTTTCTTTAATTGTTTGCTTTATTAGCTTTATGATTTCTGTTTTGGATGTGGTGTCAAAATAACCTTATGCAACTAGTATGAA
This window of the Citrus sinensis cultivar Valencia sweet orange chromosome 8, DVS_A1.0, whole genome shotgun sequence genome carries:
- the LOC102606894 gene encoding magnesium transporter MRS2-11, chloroplastic, which translates into the protein MASVPSPKILQFAVQSRSMSANYLLFSSPSQPWPCSQKLRNASLFPIIVKVSSKVKCLTESTDEDRLSESEAVDEVREDTKVHVKRPQRTASSSSDSLSLGIREPVYEVVEVKSNGVVSTRKINRRQLLKSSGLRPRDIRSIDPSLFLTNSMPSLLVREHAILLNLGSLRAITMQERVFIFDYNRKGGKAFIDTLLPRLNPRNLNGSPCMPFMIEAVEAALLSRVQRLEQRLMHIEPRVQGLLEVLPNRLTADILEQLRISKQTLVELSSRAGALRQMLLDLLEDPHEIRRICIMGKNCTLRRGNDDVECSVPLEKQIAEEEEEEIEMLLENYLQRCESCHGQSERLLDSAKEMEDSIAVNLSSRRLEVSRVELLLQVGAFCVAVGALIAGIFGMNLKSYLEEHVFAFWLTTAGIIVGAVMAFCLTYWYLRARKIL